The Topomyia yanbarensis strain Yona2022 chromosome 3, ASM3024719v1, whole genome shotgun sequence nucleotide sequence ACAACGTAGTTGAAGTCCATTACACTATgtgcagctcacctgagttcgaatTTTCGCCACCGCATGTAGTAAGTTAGGTCGTTTACTACTATCAATCATATCAGTCAGAAATGCAAATAAGTTTTAGAATCGACAGAAATAATTTTGCGTGTTTCGACGGTATTTGTACATTTACAGAGACATTTagtgatgaaaaactgaaatcgggttttttcttcatatattttaattacaacatctttttttaaatttcatcatGGTTGATTGATTGGCTTAAatttgaaaacacaatttcaGGGTCGCATGGAGCAGAAATATCAgtttatacctgttcaattatagggCTCCTTGGCTCAGTAGTGCCAGGGatcccgagtggtcttaagccGACCTTAACTTGTTATTTACCTACATTAGTAATGTTCAAAACATTATTTGAATGTCATCATTTTATTTACTCGCTGGTTATGCCATTATCATCTGGTTCCGAGCACGATAACAACCACTATTATGAAATTAAAAAGATTGTGAAGACGTGGTGATTTAGTCAAGTGTAAGTAGGGAATACACTTTACATAATCGCAGATCATACCGAAATTTGCTGTGGCAGTGAATATACGCATCTCTGCAACTACATCTTCGAAATATACGAGTGTCTATCCTTTGCTATGCTACACTAAGTGACACATATCTAATCCAGGATCTAGGAGACACTTAGTTTTGTAGATTATAAATTCAAGTTCCGATCGATTCGAATCCAACTTGAACCTGTGATTACCAACTCCGCACCATGAACCACATAATTTAAGTTATCGTGCGAAGAGCCCATTTCCATCCTAACcacaaataacaataaaaaaaccaTTGAAAAAGGGTTACTTTACCCGTCATCTTCATATCATCCTTTCGGACAAGATATCGGAGACTGACAGCCGAAAAAAAGAAGCCGCCTGCTTACCCCCATTATTGGCGTTTATCCTTATTCCTGGATGCTGGGTACAATTTTCGCGCAATCGCTAATCGCTCTCCCACGGCACGGCGAGGCTTTCAGCAATCATCGCCGCTGGCGATGTGAGGAGTCCTTTCCCGTTCCGGATTGCGAACCCGCGTGTGGGAACCCGAGCGATTTTCCCGATACACTAATGACTTCTCACCACCAACAACCACCCTCTCCCGTTCGCCTACGATTCCGGAGTGTTTTACGGGCGGCAGTCTTTTTTTTCGTTGTTGTTCCTGAATGCTACTGCCATAATACATTACATATTGTTTAATATGTGAAATCATCATCAAAACATTATCGCGCCGTGCACACGAGAGTCGACTTCCACCCTTCTTCCCAGGAATGTGTTTCTCGGTTCGACTACCGAACCAAAACTGTGGGAAACGGCTAGAACGAGATAGGCTAAATGCAGCCAATTGGCACTGGCGGCGGTGGGAATGGGAAGGATGGATATGCGGCGGCGCTCACACACGGCGGTAGAATAATACAAAAATTGAAATAGGGGGAATTATGCATGAGATATTtgtttcgttctttcgttcctccTATTGCTGCCGGACCGAGTGGTGTGTAAATATGTGTTGTAGAGTTTTGGGTTTCGGTTCCGTTTCGTGGGAACGAGGAAAAGTTAGAATTGACACGAGAGTACGAGATAAAGTGCAGGGGCCCCGGTTCGGCCGGTCGAAATTGATATTTATGGGTAGATTGGGACCTGTTAAGTAGGATTAttatgttattattttttattgaaatgctTAGAAAGGTGCAGTTATCAGCCACGGTTATTAATGGCGGTTCTTTTGTTTGTCTTTTTTCCAGGATTGGATGATACCAGTTACGATCCGCAACGATTCGCGATGGACTATCACATCATTGGGTTCCGGGAATGCGTCGCCGAAGTAGCCCGATATCTAGTCTCTATCGAGGGAATGGACGTCCAGGATCCTCTGCGGCTACGACTGATGTCACATCTTCAGTGCTTCCTGACGCAACGTGAACTAACTACCAAGTCCAATGCCAGCCCGGCCTGGACCCATAGCAATTCCTACCAGCCAGCCTATCCACCCTCAACCAGTTACTATCATCAAAACTATGCACCCCAAACGGCCACGGCATCCGCGGCGTACATTCCACAGGTTGGCACCATCCCGACACACGACCAGACGAATCTGTCACATGCATCGGCCCATCAGGTGCCGCACACGCTTCACTCATCAGCGTATGCAACAAGTGCCACTGTCAGCTCACATGATCTCTACACGAGTCAGCACGATGCCAACACTCACCAGGGCCAACATTcccagcagcaacagcaacagcagcagccacAACAATCCCAATCGGCTGATCCAAACGGTCCGACCTACACCGACATCTCCAACCTGCACCCAAGTAGAGACATTTCCGCTAGTGTCGGCTACGGTAATCCTCAGTACCCAGTCAGCACTTCGACGCATGGATATAGCGCGACCTCCAACAGCTACAACAATAACAATTCCTCCAAACCCTACCGGCCGTGGGGAGCTGAAATGGCTTGCTAAggagcaaataaaaaaaaaatttcccataCCGGGAATCGAACCCGGGCCTTCTGGGTGAAAGCCAGATATCCTAGCCACTAGACCATATGGGACGGGATAGTAGCTGTTGGTTTTGGCTGGTTCAGATCACGATCTCTGTAACATACCAAAGTGATAGAATCATCAACTGTTTAGATTTCTGAAATAAGGTTACAAAAACGTAAAACATCTCTTGATGTAATTAAGAGGTTAAGAGTAAACGAAATGATAGATAATATAACGATAAGAACGGATTTCATTGAAGAATGAATTTTTAACCGATTGAGGAGAGCTTTAAACTATACATCGATACGGCAAACGTGACCATCATATATACCTTGTTTGTAGGAATAGATTTCAAACGTTCCTCAACTGGAACCAAGAGAATGAGTAGggctatttatttttaggataaAATAGGGTAACGAACAAAGATCtatatttttgataccaaaaaAACAAGAATTAAAAACTCGTTCTTTTCATTCCTTCTAACGTGAAGAAACGAGAGCTTTAACTTTAATGATGAAACTAATCGAGTCAATTAGATGAATAAGCTTATCAGTGTAGCCTTGACCAATCAAGGATTTGTGTATTGTAGTAGTAGTACTAGTATTAGATATATGAAGCAAACAGATGTTTCTATTTTGAAAGACATCAACGTTGTGATTTTAACAAGTTTTTTGAAGAGTTTTCCACTGGAATAGCTGTATATATTTTCTAAGGACTTTACTAAAAGTGAACCAAAAGAATAAAGTTTTAACAAATGCCATTTGTTTGGTCTCTTTTTTCCGTATGTTGTATACCATCCGAGATAACAGCTTTTGCTTACGAAGAGGCTAGAAcatatggggttttcgattgattgacaccggtgtagtggagtgcactgaaactgcaccgttccattgacacttctgctagaaagtgcaaaaccagtgcaatccactacaccggtgtcaatcaatcgaaaatcccaatagcgtctcttttttgtgaactgattTTGGGATAACCGGTGTACCAGTTCACATGTCTCGTGTCTTTAACCGTCCCTATGATAAGGTACAAAATAGTCACCCCCATGTACGTCAGTGAAACGATAAAAATGTTGCACAAATTCATTCATCGATAGGTACCatttgaatgaatgaatgaactcTGATACGAATGAAAACAACGTCGTAGTGTTGGTGCAAAATATCATCGTTTTGATCAGTGCTGTCATTCGTACAAGAGCTGCCAGCTTTTTGTTGAATTCTCGTGTTGCCCTaataaaacattctggatataCCAATCTTcgaaaattttggaaatttatgcACGTTTGAGAGGTTTATGCTGGTTGATGATCTGGTGGAGCTACAAACTGCATTGGGTGAGATATAAACGAGACAAATGCGTCGCCTCATTGAAAATGTTCTCCGCTTTCATGAAAGGCATAGTTTCAAACGTCTTTGAAGTATCCGTCCTGTTTCTTTGGTCGCGGAATGAGGCATAAAGGGAAAAAATCCCCAAAGGAGTTTTTTTACTCCCACGACGACAACGCAACTCTCTCATATTTTTAACTAATGAATCTCATAAATGCAGTTTTCCGCATATGGTGAAAATTGTTACAAAAAGACTCAACAAAAAGAAGGATTATCTTGAAAATTATCTAGTTGTTTCACtgcataatttttttattataaaaaatatacgaGATATGCACGAAATATTTAAActtggtagagttgccacaaatttcattttttggcagatttttcataaacaatttatAATCTCGTGGAATGAAAccctttttcattcattttctcaGTAAAACATGTTTTACTTAGAAACGATTGATTGGATCTTTTATTAAACTTTGAGTGCATGAAGGAATATATAGGGGGAAAACCATGGACCAAATTAAAAGACGGGATTTCCCTTGTCTTTTTATCAATTCCGAATCaacagaataaaatgcatgTAAACTTGATCAAACAGCCCTGCAGCAGTGCCACGGTGGGCAATATTAGGCTACGGTTCCGTTCACACGATCGCACATAACCGTTATGAGTCAGACAGGGGTAGCAAATTTTAATCTATGAAACTTCAGTGCTGTCTCCCCAcataaatgtgtaccatatgccaaccattgaaTCAAACGCTGAAAAACCATTTCCAATagagatcatccataaatgacgtagcatttttgagtgatttttaacaccacTCTCCCTCATCGTAGCATTTCTTCACAAAcccctaaataccccctggtaataacgtagcttgacggtaaccccccccccccccttgaccccgtaaaaaatttaaaaaaataaaaaacgatgttagatgaaGCGGGTAAAGCTTCGtaacatgacatgaccccctatcGTCACAcaacatcacaaaatacaaaactcccccctcccccatataatgctacgtcatttatggatgatcccatatGGTttgttcaacaatagattaaccattgcctgatataatatcgaacataaccagtgtcgtttttccatgctcgaccatacaaacaacgggtcgttaagaacagtcaccataccaaaacatgctgttttccatatacatttggacagcataccattcaagaactatACAGATAATGGTAACATACATATTCATTCCTTTCACATtacaattctatcgattgatgaagaTTTATTTTATTACAACGCCATCTTCTGAAGAGAGTTTCGTTTGACATTAAAGTGGACCGTCGCTTTATCCAACTGAGCCAACGCCGTAATATTGTAAGACAAGGATTTTTCATCATGTTCAgctacaggtttttggagcaGCGTAAACATAAATTTGTATAACAGAGACCACTAGAGCAATATTAACCTCCGGCGTAAAAatacaatgtagtatacaaatcttTAATATAAAATACACGGAAGGAAAATGAGTATGGTAGtataatagttgaattataatggtggaatatatcagtagtattccgTAGTATATGTTGGGTATTATATGAAAggtttggaaatggttccaaAGGTATCTGGAATAGTATTTATTCATACGGGTGCACGGCTGGGCATCCGAGTACCCGCGAAATCGAAATACTAATAATTATGGAATTTTTATTCGATCTGAACACATTTGCGTGCTTGGGAATGAGGAACTCAACCACTTTGAGAAACTGTAAAAAAAGCATCTGATTCCCGGTAATTTCCGGAGGAATGTCCCAAAACTGGGATattatttgtaaatttcaatggaatactaacAATATGGGTGACAAAATTCGTTGAGTTCACCAAGATGAATGTATCTCATGGTTATGGGACCATTTGATGAATTGGTCCCGGAACGCGCTCCCCGGGGAAGGTACCCGCAAGGCCGTGAGTGACCGTTCCGAGGATAAATCGTCTATAGTTCTGACACAATTCGAAGAATTTTGATGCCTATATCGCCAGGatgttattaaaatttacaattcgTATCCCAGTACCGGAATATCCCTTCAGGAATCCGGAATAGTGGGAACCAGATGCATTTGTCAGGTTCAATTTCACTGATTCTAAAAGTGGCTGATTTCCTGAGtccaaaacatttgaaaatgtccTTAATCAGTTAGAAATTGCCATAGTTATGGACTTTTAACCCTAACTTTTTCCACAGATAAATCTGTGATTTCGCCATGATACTATTTTTCTCAACACCAATACTTTTCAACAGTtgtttcggcatttaattagcaagggactggaaggtgaagtatatttttcaatactaagagccatagtactcaagggagagcaaggagttgaagggagaaagtttagaaaagcgtggaaggatcatatatgcaagcttagagctcaccggcgacttaactttttgtctgctaccgtagaagtcaagatcttttggcattagtaatgcgaatcacctaagtctacggcatgtccgaacaagcgcaaagtaacttgttacttcatgctgccGGTCCCTTgttaattaaatgccgtaacaactgttgacaaattgactcaataggtcgttaacaaacaatggttaacaaaaaaatggtaaaaataccaatacttttcttgcatgttctccgaaagaagaatgtttgtttattttgtacGATAGCCATTTGAGTGTATATAGAGAGTGATGACAAAATTGGAATAATGATgttttgtcagtgtcattccaaacgagtcaaatccatgtattttgaGAGGTCGTTTGGAATATTACTGATGGATAATCATGACAGTCAGTCTTCACTCTCCTTGCATACACTCTggtagccatctgactgttcgataggtagatttggcttcactctGTGGGAGCCTTTAAAACATAACCAACGCCTTTGTATCTTCCATGTATCATTTTGAAGAATTGTATATAGGGAAATTAAAGCGTCATTTAACTGTCAAAGAAAAATCAGGTAACTCCTCACACCAACGAGAGTCGCATTTGATTTGCACCATACTCGCGCACGTTAGTTGGAATGAGAAAGGTTACGTTTCGTACAGGGACAGATAGTTGTATATGGATGTCTCGAGCGAGAGAAGAGCTTGGAGGTTAAAATATCGGGGAAAAATCGCTTAccaaaattttcataatttgcatATTTTCCGTGGACCTACCACATTTTAGCCATACAAAATCGACAATAGATATTTTGAAGATGTTTCTCAATTTGCAGTCGGTTACCATTCATAAATACTctattgaaaaacgaaaatattaaGCGACTCTACTGAAGGTGATGATAAATCGTTTCATATTGAACTGACAAATGGATTGCAAAATATAATTCAAGACCGATTAATTTACGACATTATTAAGAAAACACTATGCTTTTCATAAAGTAAATGCTTTAAAACCCGTGCTGGAAAATATGAACAAAATGCACCatgtttgtttacatatttcTGATTTTTCTCTAAACTTTTGTAGAGGGCATTTCAGTAGACTTGAATGTCCCCATTACATTGTGTTTTTGTGCCAGAAAGTCATATTGCTCTGGTGGTCTTTGTTATTTGTTATGCCATTGTAAATTCCAATCCCGGCgttcattatttatttatatttattaccTGTTCCGTCTATAGATAGACTTTCGTGCACATTTTGAaggcagaaaaataaatattcacaCGTTAAACTGCACGGATgacagcaaataaacaaaccgaTTATCTTCTGCACAATCCTACAGAGGACgttaaatgttgtttttgttagccATTGCAAGaaccaaactatggtagatacggtgtgagcatattttcgtgtgacaaaattattttgctgtgagtCTATTTGGGGATAAAATTCTCAATATTATATATATGATAATAATAAcataattctcgacaaacatgattacggcctaaaagccaactgtcaaaatccactttgaatggaaattccagacaaaccgttactagtcgaacacagttcacaacagtttatgaaagagaaaacttttctctttcgtttactaccaacatctttgattggcgtgtaacggtttgtccggagtttccattcaaagtggattttgacagtaggCTTTTAGGCCCTAATCAtacgtttgtcgagaattgtatTTGGTGTGAAGGCCCATTCTTGACTCTATTCAAATACACCTTATTCAATTCATCTGGCAGCCCTGTCGGTTGTTCACCGGGTTCATCGCTTTTCTCGAAACCGAGCTGCTGTCAGTTTCAGCACATCATACAGAAGGAACGTCAAAATGATCGTTCATTGCTCCATCTCATCACTAATTGTTTTTCCGGGATTCTTCAACTAATTCTCGTTTCGACCCACGGTTAACTTCCGGAAGGTAATTATTTCCAGCTAATTTCAATCTTCACAACTCAATGCACACATTACTTTCGATTGTTTTCCTCTAGCAAACGTTTCATGTCGGAAAAGTGCAACTAATATACCAAAAGGTTCCAAATCTGCGTGCATAGCGCTCGTCTCGTTGGTTGCTGCTGTCAATTTCGGTGCGTGTGCGGGCACGGTCTACAGGTAAACAAAGCCGCAATCAGGTTGGTGACTTTTGCGCGCTGTTGGCCATTATCAGCCTCACCATCGTCCGGAAGCACCATGACGGACTCATTTTTCGGCTTTGACACATCGCTTCCCGTGGAGGACGACGGTGGCGGAGGGATAGGTGGTGGACCGGAAGATTCTGAAGAGGAGTACGATGCGCTCAACGATGAAACTTTTGGGCAGGCTAAGGAGGGAGATTGGGAAGAACTGCATGAGGACCTGGTGCGATTGGATCAGCGGGAAGGTGGGGACGGAGATTCCGGGCCGGATTCGGATCTAGATATGAATTTCTCCAGTGTGAGAATCGATAATTTAGAAATGAATGATGATAACGAATCGGAGGCTCGGCTTCAACTGGACCCCAGTGTGTGGACAATGCCAAGCAAGCCGGAAACGCCGAAACCTCCGGCAATGTCTATGCGACCCGCAAACATGCAACTGAGAACTGGTCCAGGTAGATAATGTATAATATTTGTATAAAATCGCGTACTAATTAAATCGTTTGCAGGAACAGCTTTTTCAGGGCTCCCGCCAAATTTTCCACTGCCAGACCCCAGCCAGATGCGTATGTGCTCACTGGAGGAGATCGAACAAAACATGAAACAACAGGCTCAACTCTCACTGCCGCCACCGAATCCACCGCGGCAGGATAGTCTACAGCAACAGTTCCGCCCGAATTTGGGTCTACCACGGCCACCACCGGGCTTTGCAGTTCCACCAATGATGGGTCAACCTCCCCTGACGATTCCGGTTAACTTTCCTCCCCCGCTAAATATTGCTCCGCCTCCGCTGCATCTGCTTCACACGAATGTACCCCCGCCAGGCAGTGGACCACCGCCGTTGTTTCCACTGAATGTGCCTCCGCCAAACTTTCAAGAGCAAAATCATGCCAACTTCAACCAGCGTTTAGTACAAGAGATTCAACAAAATCATCCATTGCTAAGCCAACATCGTCACcatcagcagcaacagcaacaaaACCAGCTAAACCGCTATCCGCACAATAACCGGCA carries:
- the LOC131692750 gene encoding hairy/enhancer-of-split related with YRPW motif protein, whose amino-acid sequence is MDHHHHHNTPLHWGYSTAGIPVASSTPNHQNTWTPPSSKGVKRTLSESLSDDDVYSEESGKEHTSPGGSDSCQLLSRKRRRGVIEKKRRDRINSSLSELKRLVPSAYEKQGSAKLEKAEILQLTVDHLKQLHARGLDDTSYDPQRFAMDYHIIGFRECVAEVARYLVSIEGMDVQDPLRLRLMSHLQCFLTQRELTTKSNASPAWTHSNSYQPAYPPSTSYYHQNYAPQTATASAAYIPQVGTIPTHDQTNLSHASAHQVPHTLHSSAYATSATVSSHDLYTSQHDANTHQGQHSQQQQQQQQPQQSQSADPNGPTYTDISNLHPSRDISASVGYGNPQYPVSTSTHGYSATSNSYNNNNSSKPYRPWGAEMAC